The following proteins are co-located in the Onychomys torridus chromosome 6, mOncTor1.1, whole genome shotgun sequence genome:
- the Naxe gene encoding NAD(P)H-hydrate epimerase isoform X1, whose amino-acid sequence MSGLRALLGLGLLVAGSRLPRVASRQSVCRAGPTWWGTQRRGSETMASTPVKLLSQEEARAVDEELFNEYQFSVDQLMELAGLSCATAIAKAYPPTSMSRSPPTVLVICGPGNNGGDGLVCARHLKLFGYQPTIYYPKRPNKPLFTGLVTQCQKMDIPFLSEMPPEPMMVDELYELVVDAIFGFSFKGDVREPFHSILSVLSGLTVPIASIDIPSGWDVEKGNPGGIQPDLLISLTAPKKSAAQFTGRYHYLGGRFVPPALEKKYQLNLPSYPDTECVYRLQ is encoded by the exons ATGTCCGGGCTGCGGGCGCTGCTCGGGCTCGGGCTGCTGGTTGCCGGCTCGCGCCTGCCCCGGGTCGCAAGCCGGCAGAGCGTGTGCCGTGCAGGGCCTACGTGGTGGGGAACGCAGCGCCGGGGCTCGGAGACCATGGCGAGCACGCCGGTGAAGCTCCTGAG CCAGGAGGAGGCGCGGGCCGTGGACGAGGAGCTCTTTAACGAATACCAGTTCAGCGTGGATCAACTCATGGAGCTGGCCGGGCTGAGCTGTGCCACGGCCATCGCCAAG GCGTATCCCCCCACGTCCATGTCCAGGAGCCCCCCTACCGTCTTGGTCATCTGTGGCCCCGGGAATAACGGAGGGGACGGCCTGGTCTGCGCGCGACACCTCAAACTTTTT GGTTACCAGCCAACTATCTATTACCCCAAAAGACCTAACAAACCACTCTTCACTGGGCTAGTGACtcaatgtcagaaaatggacatTCCTTTCCTTAGTGAAATGCCCCCAGAG CCCATGATGGTGGATGAGCTATATGAGCTGGTAGTGGATGCCATCTTTGGCTTCAGCTTCAAGGGTGACGTTCGGGAACCGTTCCACAGCATCCTGAGTGTCCTGAGTGGACTTACCGTGCCCATTGCTAGCATCGACATTCCCTCAG GATGGGATGTAGAGAAGGGAAACCCGGGAGGAATCCAACCAGACTTACTCATCTCACTGACAGCACCCAAGAAGTCTGCAGCCCAGTTTACTGGCCGATATCATTACCTGGGGGGTCGTTTTGTACCACCTGCTCTAGAAAAGAAGTACCAGCTGAATCTGCCATCCTACCCTGACACAGAGTGTGTCTACCGTCTACAGTAA
- the Naxe gene encoding NAD(P)H-hydrate epimerase isoform X2 — MSGLRALLGLGLLVAGSRLPRVASRQSVCRAGPTWWGTQRRGSETMASTPVKLLSQEEARAVDEELFNEYQFSVDQLMELAGLSCATAIAKAYPPTSMSRSPPTVLVICGPGNNGGDGLVCARHLKLFPMMVDELYELVVDAIFGFSFKGDVREPFHSILSVLSGLTVPIASIDIPSGWDVEKGNPGGIQPDLLISLTAPKKSAAQFTGRYHYLGGRFVPPALEKKYQLNLPSYPDTECVYRLQ; from the exons ATGTCCGGGCTGCGGGCGCTGCTCGGGCTCGGGCTGCTGGTTGCCGGCTCGCGCCTGCCCCGGGTCGCAAGCCGGCAGAGCGTGTGCCGTGCAGGGCCTACGTGGTGGGGAACGCAGCGCCGGGGCTCGGAGACCATGGCGAGCACGCCGGTGAAGCTCCTGAG CCAGGAGGAGGCGCGGGCCGTGGACGAGGAGCTCTTTAACGAATACCAGTTCAGCGTGGATCAACTCATGGAGCTGGCCGGGCTGAGCTGTGCCACGGCCATCGCCAAG GCGTATCCCCCCACGTCCATGTCCAGGAGCCCCCCTACCGTCTTGGTCATCTGTGGCCCCGGGAATAACGGAGGGGACGGCCTGGTCTGCGCGCGACACCTCAAACTTTTT CCCATGATGGTGGATGAGCTATATGAGCTGGTAGTGGATGCCATCTTTGGCTTCAGCTTCAAGGGTGACGTTCGGGAACCGTTCCACAGCATCCTGAGTGTCCTGAGTGGACTTACCGTGCCCATTGCTAGCATCGACATTCCCTCAG GATGGGATGTAGAGAAGGGAAACCCGGGAGGAATCCAACCAGACTTACTCATCTCACTGACAGCACCCAAGAAGTCTGCAGCCCAGTTTACTGGCCGATATCATTACCTGGGGGGTCGTTTTGTACCACCTGCTCTAGAAAAGAAGTACCAGCTGAATCTGCCATCCTACCCTGACACAGAGTGTGTCTACCGTCTACAGTAA
- the Gpatch4 gene encoding G patch domain-containing protein 4, protein MSVTPEVKSRGMKFAEEQLLKHGWTQGKGLGRRENGITQALKVTLKQDTHGVGHDPAKEFTNHWWSDLFNKTAASLVVDTGKDGVQIRRLSKETTRRNHTKPSLLYQKFVKTATLTSGKEKPDRDLENSSDDDDHEPTPPKILTDEMLLKACEGRTAHKAARVGITMKAKLARLEAQEQAFLARLKGAKDVGTSQPQTEREPSKKKKKKRKQEEEEEEAATTEKNVDEELLEHTDQNVRKSRKKKRRKQKDEREGMAGGSREEEAEGASGPGELSTEQSDQSPRKRKKKRRRHPEEEGRMQVCDKGGRDVTGRPKAVDSGAGTDPWRSSKKPWQCGEDLDTQDEEGKEGLMEGERRVRRGKKKRQQCREEAVLDVSNKGDDGRTGEAENEGREKPATPKERATKKKRKRDRSPTV, encoded by the exons ATGAGTGTCACCCCAGAGGTTAAGAGTCGTGGGATGAAGTTTGCTGAAGAGCAGCTGCTGAAACATGGATGGACTCAAG GCAAGGGCCTGGGCCGGAGAGAGAATGGCATCACTCAGGCCCTCAAGGTGACACTGAAGCAAGATACCCATGGG GTGGGACACGACCCTGCCAAGGAGTTTACAAACCACTGGTGGAGTGATCTCTTCAACAAGACTGCAGCCAGCTTGGTAGTGGACACAGGGAAG GACGGAGTGCAGATAAGGCGCCTTTCCAAGGAGACCACCCGGCGTAATCACACCAAGCCCAGTTTGCTGTATCAGAAGTTTGTGAAG ACAGCCACACTAACCTCAGGCAAAGAGAAGCCAGACAGAGACTTGGAGAACAGCAGTGATGATGACGATCATGAGCCCACGCCTCCGAAGAT TCTGACTGATGAGATGCTACTCAAAGCTTGTGAGGGGCGAACAGCACACAA GGCTGCCCGGGTTGGAATCACAATGAAGGCTAAGCTTGCTCGCCTGGAGGCCCAAGAGCAGGCCTTCCTGGCTCGGCTCAAAGGCGCAAAGGATGTGGGCACCTCTCAACCACAGACTGAGAGGGAgccctccaaaaaaaagaaaaagaagaggaagcaggaggaggaggaggaagaggctgcaACAACTGAAAAGAACGTAGACGAGGAGCTCTTAGAACACACTGACCAGAACGTTaggaaaagcaggaagaagaagaggaggaaacagaaagatgagagagagggaatggctggaggaagtagggaGGAAGAGGCTGAAGGAGCAAGTGGACCTGGAGAACTGAGCACAGAGCAATCGGATCAGTCTcctaggaaaaggaagaaaaagaggaggcgACACCCTGAAGAAGAGGGGAGGATGCAAGTCTGTGATAAAGGAGGCAGAGATGTGACAGGCAGGCCAAAGGCAGTGGACAGTGGAGCAGGCACAGACCCGTGGAGAAGCAGCAAGAAGCCATGGCAGTGTGGGGAGGACTTGGACACCCAAgatgaagaagggaaggagggcctaatggaaggagagagaagggtcaGACGAGGCAAGAAGAAAAGACAGCAGTGTCGTGAGGAGGCGGTCTTGGATGTAAGCAATAAGGGTGATGATGGCAGGACCGGGGAAGCTGAGAATGAAGGGCGAGAGAAGCCAGCCACACCAAAGGAGAGAGCCACAAAGAAGAAGCGGAAGAGGGACAGAAGCCCTACAGTGTAG